A single window of Acidimicrobiales bacterium DNA harbors:
- the leuS gene encoding leucine--tRNA ligase has translation MSERYNPQAIEARWQQHWLDEGTYQVDNDDPRPPFYVLSMYPYPSGPAHMGHVRNYTMGDLLVRYRTMRGDGVLSPIGFDSFGLPAENAAITTGTHPRINTEANIEALSASLRRIGAVYDWRRVVRSHDPSYMRWTQWIFLKFYAAGLVYRDTAPVNWCPGCQTVLANEQVLGDGSCERSGDLVERHDMEQWFYRITDYAQQLLDDMDTVDWPEKVKVMQRHWIGRSEGTEFGLPIADGDGNARSDVEPLAVFTTRPDTSFGITFAVVSPEHPRVDELTSDDRRAAVDAFRTSVEGLSEIDRMSTTGPLDKRGVATGGRVVNPFTGQAIPVFLADYVLMTYGTGAIMAVPGQDQRDWDFATAHGCDIVRTVQPPDGFDGEAYLGDGTAINSGFLDGMDVAEAKEAAADWLEAEGLGVRKVNYRLRDWLLSRQRYWGCPIPIVYCEACGEQPVPLDELPVELPDDVEFMPTGRSPLTTHDGFLSATCPTCDGLARRETDTMDTFVDSSWYFLRFADPWNDEAPFASDAAASWLPVDQYIGGVEHAILHLMYARFFTKALADLGVAPAGLREPFQRLFTQGMIRLGGTKMSKSKGNLVAPEPILDRQGADALRLAHLQVKPPQEDVDWEDFGIDGCAKFLARVWRLAVPDSDLAAGPRTGDPTEADAAVDRATHRLVARITDEYDRWSYNTAIAGFMEFTNTLYRYVQADDGPHADTLAAAVDALLQVMAPAAPHMCAELWEMRRGGHVHVEPWPESDPSKLVDDTVTMVVQVNGKVRDRLEVSSDIDEVGAIAAALACGKVVAALDGGEPRKVIARPPKLVNVVV, from the coding sequence ATGTCCGAGCGCTACAACCCCCAGGCCATCGAGGCCCGCTGGCAGCAGCACTGGCTCGACGAGGGCACCTACCAGGTCGACAACGACGACCCCCGGCCGCCGTTCTACGTGCTCTCCATGTACCCGTACCCGAGCGGTCCGGCGCACATGGGCCACGTCCGCAACTACACGATGGGCGACCTGCTGGTCCGCTACCGCACCATGCGGGGCGACGGCGTGCTCTCACCCATCGGCTTCGACTCGTTCGGCCTGCCGGCAGAGAACGCGGCCATCACCACCGGCACCCATCCGCGCATCAACACCGAGGCCAACATTGAGGCCCTGTCCGCATCCCTGCGACGCATCGGCGCCGTCTACGACTGGCGGCGCGTCGTACGCAGCCACGATCCGTCATACATGCGTTGGACGCAGTGGATCTTCCTGAAGTTCTACGCGGCCGGCCTCGTCTACCGCGACACCGCCCCGGTCAACTGGTGCCCCGGCTGCCAGACCGTGCTGGCCAACGAGCAGGTGCTGGGCGACGGCAGCTGCGAGCGCTCGGGCGACCTGGTCGAGCGCCACGACATGGAGCAGTGGTTCTACCGGATCACCGACTACGCCCAGCAACTCCTCGACGACATGGACACCGTCGACTGGCCCGAGAAGGTCAAGGTCATGCAGCGCCACTGGATCGGCCGCTCCGAAGGGACCGAGTTCGGCCTTCCGATTGCGGACGGCGACGGAAACGCCCGCAGCGACGTCGAGCCGCTGGCCGTGTTCACCACCCGTCCCGACACCTCCTTCGGCATCACGTTCGCCGTCGTCTCGCCGGAACACCCCCGGGTCGACGAGCTGACCAGCGACGACCGGAGGGCCGCCGTCGACGCCTTCAGGACATCGGTCGAAGGCCTCAGCGAGATCGACCGCATGTCCACCACCGGCCCGCTGGACAAGCGCGGCGTGGCCACCGGTGGCCGGGTCGTGAACCCCTTCACCGGCCAGGCCATCCCGGTCTTCCTGGCCGACTACGTCCTCATGACCTACGGCACCGGGGCGATCATGGCCGTACCCGGACAGGACCAGCGCGACTGGGACTTCGCCACCGCCCACGGCTGCGACATCGTCCGGACCGTCCAGCCGCCCGACGGCTTTGACGGCGAGGCCTACCTGGGTGACGGAACGGCCATCAACAGCGGGTTCCTTGACGGCATGGATGTGGCCGAGGCCAAGGAGGCTGCTGCCGACTGGCTGGAGGCCGAGGGCCTGGGCGTCCGGAAGGTCAACTACCGCCTCCGCGACTGGCTGCTGTCCCGCCAGCGCTACTGGGGCTGCCCGATCCCCATCGTCTACTGCGAGGCCTGCGGCGAGCAGCCGGTACCGCTCGACGAGCTGCCGGTCGAGCTACCCGACGACGTCGAGTTCATGCCGACGGGTCGGTCGCCGCTGACCACCCACGACGGCTTCCTGTCGGCCACCTGCCCTACGTGTGACGGCCTGGCCAGACGCGAGACCGACACCATGGACACTTTCGTGGACTCCTCCTGGTACTTCCTGCGTTTCGCCGACCCGTGGAACGACGAGGCACCGTTCGCGTCTGACGCGGCGGCCAGCTGGCTGCCCGTCGACCAGTACATCGGCGGCGTGGAGCACGCCATCCTCCACCTGATGTACGCCCGCTTCTTCACCAAGGCCCTGGCAGACCTGGGGGTGGCGCCCGCCGGGCTGCGGGAGCCGTTCCAGCGCCTCTTCACCCAGGGGATGATCCGTCTCGGCGGTACGAAGATGTCCAAGTCCAAGGGCAACCTGGTCGCCCCCGAGCCGATCTTGGACCGCCAGGGGGCAGACGCCCTGCGTCTCGCCCACCTGCAGGTGAAGCCCCCGCAGGAGGACGTGGACTGGGAGGACTTCGGTATCGACGGGTGCGCCAAGTTTCTGGCCCGGGTCTGGCGCCTGGCCGTACCGGATTCTGACCTGGCAGCGGGACCCCGTACCGGAGATCCCACCGAAGCCGATGCCGCCGTCGACCGGGCCACCCACAGGCTCGTGGCCCGTATCACCGACGAGTACGACCGCTGGTCCTACAACACGGCGATTGCCGGGTTCATGGAGTTCACCAACACCCTCTACCGGTACGTGCAGGCGGATGATGGCCCGCACGCCGACACGCTGGCCGCAGCGGTCGACGCCCTGCTGCAGGTCATGGCCCCGGCCGCACCACACATGTGCGCCGAACTCTGGGAGATGCGACGTGGTGGCCACGTCCACGTGGAGCCGTGGCCCGAGTCCGACCCGTCCAAGCTCGTCGACGACACCGTGACGATGGTGGTCCAGGTCAACGGCAAGGTCCGCGACCGGCTCGAGGTGTCCTCCGACATCGACGAGGTGGGCGCCATCGCGGCGGCTCTGGCCTGTGGGAAGGTCGTCGCCGCCCTCGACGGGGGAGAACCTCGCAAGGTCATCGCCCGGCCACCGAAGCTGGTCAACGTCGTCGTCTGA
- a CDS encoding phosphotransferase family protein, whose protein sequence is MTDVRKLQDLLGEVLQRLDGFVTLHSVERLSGGASQETYRLRVEMEDGACSLALRRSVGPTEGRGIGGPGLAVEARLMVLARRAGVPGPDVRLVLRPEDGLGDGFVMEWIAGESLGGRINRSENLVAARAGLARECGRALARIHSIDLDSTGLRDVLGEVGPEDEVRLTWERYQGFGSAQPMIDFTARWLLDHLPPDGEVALVHGDFRNGNLVVDPTGMGAVLDWEIAHIGDPMRDLGWLCTSSWRFGHPEQPVGGFGSYEDLFAGYEEESGRVVDPEHVRFWEVFGSFWWSIGCLGMADQYRTGPDRSVERAAIGRRSSECQVDCVNILIPGPVTEVAREGGDHGPDLPRVDEMVGSVREFLRSDVVPAIDGRTGFLARVAANSLDIVARELEWGDEHRHLEWSRLRNLLGVDGTLGELRLLLAEGLRDGSVALDADGLVGHLRQTVVNQVLIDQPTYPGCIAALGFDADT, encoded by the coding sequence ATGACCGACGTCAGGAAACTCCAGGACCTTCTAGGCGAGGTCCTGCAGAGGCTGGACGGTTTCGTGACCCTCCACTCGGTGGAGCGACTGTCGGGGGGAGCCAGCCAGGAGACCTACCGCCTCCGAGTCGAAATGGAGGACGGTGCATGCAGCCTGGCGCTGCGCAGGAGCGTCGGCCCGACCGAAGGGCGTGGCATCGGAGGGCCCGGCCTTGCAGTCGAGGCACGTCTCATGGTGCTGGCCCGTCGGGCGGGGGTGCCCGGTCCCGACGTCCGCCTGGTCCTCCGCCCGGAGGACGGCCTGGGAGACGGGTTCGTCATGGAGTGGATCGCCGGCGAGAGCCTCGGGGGCCGGATCAACCGCTCCGAGAACCTGGTCGCCGCCAGGGCTGGGCTGGCCCGTGAGTGCGGACGAGCGCTGGCGCGGATCCATTCCATCGACCTGGACTCCACGGGGCTACGCGACGTCCTGGGCGAGGTCGGCCCGGAAGACGAGGTCAGGTTGACGTGGGAGCGCTACCAGGGGTTCGGCAGTGCCCAGCCGATGATCGACTTCACCGCCCGGTGGCTCCTGGACCACCTGCCCCCCGACGGCGAGGTGGCCCTCGTCCACGGAGACTTCCGCAACGGCAACCTGGTGGTCGACCCGACCGGCATGGGTGCCGTGCTGGACTGGGAGATCGCCCACATCGGTGACCCGATGCGTGACCTGGGCTGGCTCTGCACCTCCAGTTGGCGCTTCGGCCATCCGGAGCAACCGGTTGGTGGCTTCGGCTCCTACGAGGACCTGTTCGCCGGCTACGAGGAGGAGTCGGGTCGTGTCGTCGACCCGGAGCACGTCAGATTCTGGGAGGTGTTCGGATCCTTCTGGTGGTCGATCGGCTGCCTCGGCATGGCCGACCAGTACCGGACCGGCCCGGACCGCAGCGTGGAGCGGGCGGCGATCGGAAGGCGCTCGTCGGAGTGCCAGGTGGACTGTGTGAACATCCTCATCCCAGGCCCGGTCACCGAGGTGGCCCGGGAGGGTGGCGACCACGGGCCCGACCTGCCACGGGTCGACGAGATGGTCGGCAGCGTCCGTGAGTTCCTGCGGTCCGACGTGGTTCCGGCCATAGACGGTCGGACCGGGTTCCTCGCCCGTGTGGCAGCCAACTCGCTGGACATCGTGGCCCGCGAACTGGAGTGGGGAGACGAACACCGGCATCTGGAGTGGTCCCGGTTGCGGAACCTCCTCGGCGTGGACGGCACCCTCGGAGAACTCAGGCTCCTGCTGGCCGAAGGACTGCGGGATGGGTCCGTTGCCCTGGATGCAGACGGGCTCGTCGGCCACCTCCGGCAAACGGTCGTGAACCAGGTCCTCATAGACCAGCCCACCTACCCGGGGTGCATAGCCGCACTCGGATTCGACGCCGACACCTGA
- a CDS encoding PAC2 family protein yields the protein MDARPLVEVLEVPVLENPVLLLALDGWIDAAGAARAARQRLLDGDPGRRLARFDTDRLLDHRARRPTLHLVDGVSRRMEWPSIELFLLESTSENDVLVLHGPEPDHEWRAFSDAVMALCRSLDVRMVVGLGAYPAAVPHTRPTRLSCTAGSPEMTERLDFVTATIEVPAGVQAVIEMEASRTGIPAIGLWAQVPHYLSASSYPPAALALLNGLGELTGVSFEDGPLAESALATRARLDDLVTRNPEHVTMLEKLEAAYDDLHDVRGQLPDGEQLAAELERYLRSHDDG from the coding sequence GTGGACGCTCGACCGCTCGTGGAGGTCCTCGAGGTCCCGGTACTGGAGAACCCGGTCCTGCTGCTGGCCCTGGATGGCTGGATCGACGCCGCCGGGGCGGCCAGGGCGGCCCGACAGCGACTCCTGGACGGCGATCCGGGTCGGAGGCTCGCCCGGTTCGACACCGACCGCCTGCTCGACCATCGGGCCCGGCGACCCACCCTGCACCTCGTCGACGGCGTGAGCCGGCGCATGGAGTGGCCGAGCATCGAGCTCTTCCTGCTGGAGTCGACTTCGGAGAACGACGTGCTCGTGCTCCACGGCCCCGAGCCCGACCACGAGTGGAGGGCGTTCTCCGATGCTGTGATGGCCCTCTGCCGCAGCCTGGACGTCAGGATGGTCGTGGGACTGGGCGCATACCCGGCAGCCGTTCCTCACACCCGGCCCACGCGCCTGTCCTGCACGGCAGGCAGCCCGGAGATGACCGAGCGGCTGGACTTCGTCACGGCCACGATCGAGGTGCCTGCCGGTGTCCAGGCCGTAATCGAGATGGAGGCCAGCAGGACGGGCATCCCGGCCATCGGGCTGTGGGCACAGGTCCCCCACTACCTGTCTGCCTCCTCGTATCCCCCGGCGGCGCTGGCCCTGCTGAACGGCCTGGGCGAGCTCACCGGGGTCTCGTTCGAGGACGGTCCGTTGGCCGAGTCGGCGCTTGCCACACGGGCCCGCCTGGACGACCTGGTGACACGGAACCCGGAGCACGTCACCATGCTGGAGAAGCTGGAGGCGGCCTACGACGACCTCCACGACGTGCGGGGCCAGCTACCTGACGGCGAGCAGCTGGCCGCCGAACTGGAGCGCTACCTGCGAAGCCACGACGACGGCTGA
- the folP gene encoding dihydropteroate synthase — MIVELGSGHRYDCATRTLVMGILNRTPDSFWDRGRYWDFDDFLRLAERHVHDGADFLDVGGSKAGPGPEVTEAEELGRVVPAVEALRSRFDLPISVDTFRGRVADEAFAVGASVGNDISGFADPTFLPACARHGAAAVATHVRIGPRIPDPSPTYGDVVVEVREFLAARVEMAREAGIPDERIMVDAGLDLGKTPAMSALLLRRTDDLVALGLPVILSASNKGFLGNLTGEGIDERVEPSWAAHALGIALGCRIIRAHDVRGGRRVADTMAAVLAVDAEAIGVPR; from the coding sequence GTGATCGTCGAGTTGGGGTCCGGCCACCGCTACGACTGCGCGACCCGCACACTGGTCATGGGGATACTCAACAGGACCCCTGACTCGTTCTGGGATCGGGGTCGGTACTGGGACTTCGACGACTTCCTCCGCCTGGCCGAACGGCATGTCCATGACGGCGCCGACTTCCTGGACGTGGGTGGCTCGAAGGCTGGTCCGGGTCCGGAGGTGACTGAGGCAGAGGAGCTGGGGAGGGTGGTGCCGGCCGTCGAGGCCCTCCGGTCGCGGTTCGACCTGCCGATATCGGTGGACACCTTCCGGGGGCGAGTGGCCGACGAGGCGTTCGCCGTCGGAGCGTCAGTGGGCAACGACATCAGCGGCTTTGCCGACCCGACCTTCCTGCCGGCGTGTGCCCGCCACGGGGCCGCAGCGGTGGCCACCCACGTCCGGATCGGACCCCGCATCCCGGATCCGAGCCCCACCTACGGCGACGTGGTGGTCGAGGTCCGGGAGTTCCTGGCCGCCAGGGTGGAGATGGCACGGGAGGCGGGCATACCCGATGAGCGCATCATGGTGGATGCCGGCCTGGATCTGGGAAAGACGCCCGCCATGTCGGCACTGCTGCTGCGTCGGACCGACGACCTGGTCGCCCTCGGCCTGCCGGTCATCCTGTCGGCATCCAACAAGGGCTTCCTGGGCAACCTGACAGGCGAAGGAATCGACGAACGGGTCGAGCCGTCGTGGGCGGCCCATGCCCTGGGCATCGCCCTGGGATGTCGGATCATCCGAGCCCACGATGTACGTGGCGGCAGGCGGGTGGCAGACACCATGGCCGCCGTCCTGGCCGTCGACGCCGAGGCGATCGGCGTGCCGAGGTGA
- the rpsT gene encoding 30S ribosomal protein S20, which translates to MANIKSQIKRNRQNEVRRVRNRAVRTELKTRIKNAVEAAETGENAAEAAAAAMRRIDRACDSGVLHPNTAARRKSRLQKRLDALSG; encoded by the coding sequence GTGGCGAACATCAAGAGCCAGATCAAGCGGAACCGCCAGAACGAGGTTCGTCGCGTCCGCAACCGCGCCGTGCGCACCGAGCTGAAGACCCGCATCAAGAACGCCGTCGAGGCTGCCGAGACCGGCGAGAACGCCGCCGAGGCAGCCGCTGCCGCCATGAGGCGCATCGACAGGGCTTGTGACAGCGGGGTCCTGCACCCAAACACCGCCGCCCGTCGCAAGTCTCGGCTCCAGAAGCGCCTCGACGCCCTCTCAGGCTGA
- the holA gene encoding DNA polymerase III subunit delta: protein MTLPIVVISGDDEALVNESVRAAVEASLGAEDRTLALEELTEEDYRADDGFEIARLVDAAQTPPFLTGRRVVVGRHLGRFGNRDAVAPLVAYLASPLGTTSLVVVWEKGRTPTQQKLNRLPKDLVEAVTAAGGEVRRVGTGRGRDAERWLDERLDGAAVELDRPARALIARRMGEDRARVVPLLDTLAAVFGPGSALGAGDVEPFLGTGGDVAPWDLTDAIDRGDVPRALDCLSRMMDAGGRHPLAVMASLHGHFGRLLRLDGSGIHDEAGASDALGIKGFPAKKALRASRSLGPHKTARSIRLLAAADLDLRGRSAWPPELVVEVLVARLASLTRR from the coding sequence GTGACGCTGCCGATCGTCGTGATCTCCGGAGACGACGAGGCCCTGGTGAACGAATCCGTGCGGGCAGCGGTCGAAGCGTCGCTGGGCGCGGAGGACCGCACGCTGGCTCTCGAAGAGTTGACCGAGGAGGACTACCGGGCCGACGACGGCTTCGAGATCGCCAGACTGGTCGACGCAGCCCAGACCCCGCCGTTCCTGACCGGACGACGGGTCGTGGTGGGCCGACATCTCGGCCGGTTCGGCAACCGCGACGCCGTCGCGCCTCTCGTCGCCTACCTGGCCTCCCCGCTCGGCACCACGTCGTTGGTGGTGGTCTGGGAGAAGGGTCGGACGCCCACCCAGCAGAAGCTGAATCGGCTTCCGAAGGACCTCGTGGAGGCTGTCACCGCTGCCGGGGGAGAGGTACGGAGGGTCGGGACGGGTCGCGGTCGCGACGCGGAGCGCTGGTTGGACGAACGCCTGGACGGCGCCGCTGTGGAGTTGGACCGCCCAGCCCGGGCGCTCATCGCCAGGCGGATGGGAGAGGACCGGGCGAGGGTCGTGCCGCTGCTGGACACCCTCGCTGCGGTGTTCGGACCCGGGTCGGCACTCGGTGCAGGTGACGTAGAGCCGTTCCTGGGCACGGGAGGCGACGTGGCACCATGGGACCTGACCGATGCCATCGACCGCGGCGACGTCCCGAGGGCTCTGGACTGCCTCAGCCGCATGATGGATGCCGGAGGACGCCATCCGCTGGCCGTCATGGCCTCCCTGCACGGCCACTTCGGCCGGTTGCTACGCCTCGACGGATCGGGGATCCACGACGAGGCCGGCGCTTCGGATGCCCTGGGCATCAAGGGCTTTCCAGCGAAGAAGGCGCTGCGGGCCAGCCGGAGCCTGGGACCCCACAAGACCGCCCGCTCGATCCGGCTGCTGGCTGCGGCCGACCTGGACCTCAGGGGTCGTTCGGCCTGGCCACCGGAACTGGTGGTGGAGGTGCTGGTGGCCCGACTGGCGAGCCTCACCCGGCGCTAG
- a CDS encoding tetratricopeptide repeat protein yields MDVTDATFQAEVIDRSRQVPVVVDLWAEWCEPCKSLGPILEKVVGETDGRVVLAKVDIDNNPGAAQAFQVQSIPAVFGMVDGQVAASFVGAQGEDAVRAFVEGLLPAGEVSEVERLVALGDEASLIAALQLDNDDVAAVTALALLLVERAGDGDREAALNLLERIPESPETRRVAAMARIEPVEDIEASLADLLGTVKEDDDSRRRFVDLLELLGPDDPRTADWRRRLTSALF; encoded by the coding sequence ATGGACGTCACCGACGCCACCTTCCAGGCCGAGGTCATCGACCGGTCACGCCAGGTACCCGTGGTCGTGGACCTGTGGGCCGAGTGGTGCGAGCCGTGCAAGTCCCTCGGTCCGATCCTGGAGAAGGTCGTAGGCGAGACGGACGGTCGGGTCGTGCTCGCCAAGGTGGACATCGACAATAACCCGGGGGCCGCCCAAGCCTTCCAGGTCCAGTCCATCCCGGCTGTCTTCGGAATGGTCGACGGCCAGGTGGCCGCCAGCTTCGTTGGCGCCCAGGGCGAGGACGCCGTACGTGCGTTCGTGGAGGGGCTGCTGCCCGCCGGCGAGGTGTCCGAGGTCGAGCGCCTGGTCGCCCTCGGTGACGAAGCCTCCCTCATAGCCGCCCTCCAGCTGGACAACGACGACGTCGCCGCCGTCACCGCGTTGGCGCTCCTGCTGGTGGAGCGGGCCGGCGACGGAGACCGGGAGGCGGCGCTGAACCTGCTGGAGCGGATCCCGGAGTCGCCCGAGACCCGACGCGTCGCGGCGATGGCACGCATCGAGCCTGTCGAGGACATCGAGGCCAGCCTCGCCGACCTGCTGGGCACGGTGAAGGAGGACGACGACTCCCGTAGGCGCTTCGTGGACCTGCTCGAGTTGCTGGGCCCCGACGATCCCCGGACGGCCGACTGGCGCCGCCGCCTTACCTCGGCGCTCTTCTGA
- a CDS encoding acyl-CoA dehydrogenase family protein: MDHDIPADLADYLVELDEFIESEIRPLEEQDDNIRFFDHRREDARTDWDRDGLPNRQWEELLAEARRRADEAGHYRYPLSEELGGRNGTNLGMAVIREHLAARGLGLHNDLQNEHSIVGNNVGLLLMLEYGSDEQKAEWVPHLLEGTRGFAFGITEPEHGSDATHMETSAVRDGDGWVINGEKTWNTGIHRAHSDMILARTSGEPGDGHGITAFLTPMDADGLVIEEYLWTFNMPTDHGRVSLTDVRVPHGAILGEEGRGLQIAQHFFNENRIRQAASSLGAAQYCINESVAYAKERRPFGRPLSINQGIQFPLVELQTECEMLRALVQKTAWQMDAYGAFSVSDRVSMCNYRANRLCCEAADRAMQVHGGLGYSRHRPFEHIYRHHRRYRITEGAEEIQMRRIAGYMFGFMKQQAPKGVAGD; this comes from the coding sequence ATGGACCACGACATTCCCGCTGACCTCGCGGACTACCTCGTCGAGTTGGACGAGTTCATCGAGAGCGAGATCAGGCCGCTCGAAGAGCAGGACGACAACATCAGGTTCTTCGACCACCGTCGGGAGGATGCGCGCACCGATTGGGACCGCGACGGGCTCCCCAACCGGCAGTGGGAGGAGCTGCTGGCAGAGGCACGGCGCCGGGCCGACGAGGCCGGTCACTACCGGTACCCGCTGTCAGAGGAACTGGGCGGCAGGAACGGCACCAACCTGGGCATGGCCGTCATCCGGGAGCACCTCGCCGCTAGGGGCCTCGGGCTGCACAACGACCTCCAGAACGAGCACTCGATCGTCGGCAACAACGTAGGACTGTTGCTGATGCTGGAGTACGGGAGCGACGAACAGAAGGCCGAATGGGTGCCACACCTGCTGGAGGGGACTCGTGGTTTCGCCTTCGGGATCACCGAGCCGGAGCACGGATCGGACGCCACCCACATGGAGACCAGCGCCGTGCGCGACGGGGACGGATGGGTGATCAACGGCGAGAAGACGTGGAACACCGGCATACACCGGGCGCACAGCGACATGATCCTGGCCAGGACCTCCGGCGAGCCCGGGGACGGCCACGGCATCACCGCGTTCCTGACCCCCATGGATGCCGACGGGCTGGTCATCGAGGAATACCTCTGGACCTTCAACATGCCGACCGACCACGGCCGCGTGTCGCTCACCGACGTGCGCGTGCCCCACGGCGCCATCCTCGGAGAGGAGGGTCGCGGACTGCAGATCGCCCAGCACTTCTTCAACGAGAACCGGATCCGACAGGCCGCCTCCAGCCTCGGAGCCGCCCAGTACTGCATCAACGAGTCGGTCGCGTATGCGAAGGAGCGCAGGCCGTTCGGCAGGCCGCTCTCGATCAACCAGGGGATCCAGTTCCCCCTGGTCGAGCTCCAGACGGAGTGCGAGATGCTCAGGGCGCTGGTGCAGAAGACCGCGTGGCAGATGGACGCCTACGGGGCGTTCTCGGTCTCGGACAGGGTCTCGATGTGCAACTACCGGGCCAACCGGTTGTGCTGCGAGGCGGCGGATCGGGCCATGCAGGTCCACGGCGGGCTGGGCTATTCACGCCACCGGCCGTTCGAACACATCTACCGGCACCACCGGCGCTACCGGATCACAGAGGGTGCCGAGGAAATCCAGATGCGCCGCATCGCCGGCTACATGTTCGGCTTTATGAAGCAGCAGGCCCCCAAGGGTGTCGCCGGGGACTGA
- a CDS encoding phosphotransferase family protein gives MTDIAGIDHDSLVRWFDERVGGVDGGLEFDLITGGRSNLTFTVADGSGRCWVLRRPPMGHVLATAHDMAREHRIISALADSGVPVPSVVGLCEDEEVNGAPFYVMDFVPGLVVRDVAIAEGVPIEVRRSMGESLVEVLAHLHDVDLDAVGLSDLGRHDGYVERQLKRWRTQFVNSTTRDIPRVLEVHELLEQRVPAQQGVGIVHGDYRLDNCMMSPDGEVAAVLDWELCTLGDVLADVAGMVAYGDSRTTGGILPPTSVDGFPTTDEVREMYARHGTRDLANLDFYVAFAYWRIACIVEGVYSRYAAGVMGDQDDPRLVEAFGQRVVDLADLAYETASRLPRVA, from the coding sequence ATGACCGACATCGCTGGGATCGACCACGACAGCCTGGTCCGCTGGTTCGACGAACGGGTCGGTGGCGTCGACGGCGGGCTGGAATTCGACCTGATCACCGGTGGACGATCAAACCTCACGTTCACCGTGGCCGACGGAAGCGGACGCTGCTGGGTACTGCGCAGACCACCGATGGGCCACGTGCTGGCCACCGCCCACGACATGGCCAGGGAGCACCGGATCATCAGCGCCCTGGCCGACAGCGGTGTACCTGTCCCGTCCGTCGTCGGGCTCTGCGAGGACGAGGAGGTGAACGGCGCACCCTTCTACGTCATGGACTTCGTCCCCGGCCTGGTGGTGCGCGACGTCGCCATCGCCGAGGGCGTACCGATCGAGGTGCGCAGGAGCATGGGCGAATCGCTCGTGGAGGTGCTGGCCCACCTCCACGACGTTGACCTGGACGCCGTGGGCCTGTCCGACCTAGGGCGCCACGACGGCTACGTCGAACGGCAGCTGAAGCGCTGGCGGACCCAGTTCGTGAACTCCACCACCCGTGACATCCCCAGGGTCCTGGAGGTCCACGAACTGCTGGAGCAGCGCGTGCCCGCCCAACAGGGGGTCGGCATCGTGCACGGCGACTACCGGCTGGACAACTGCATGATGTCGCCCGACGGCGAGGTTGCCGCGGTACTCGACTGGGAGCTGTGCACCTTGGGCGACGTCCTGGCCGACGTGGCCGGCATGGTGGCCTACGGCGACTCGCGGACCACCGGCGGCATCCTTCCGCCGACCTCGGTCGACGGGTTCCCCACAACCGACGAGGTACGTGAGATGTACGCCCGCCACGGCACCCGTGACCTCGCCAACCTGGACTTCTACGTGGCGTTCGCCTATTGGCGGATCGCCTGCATAGTGGAGGGCGTGTACTCCCGATATGCGGCCGGCGTCATGGGTGACCAGGACGACCCGCGCCTCGTCGAGGCGTTCGGCCAAAGGGTCGTGGACCTGGCCGACCTGGCCTACGAGACGGCTTCGCGGCTTCCGAGGGTCGCCTGA